Proteins from one Podospora pseudoanserina strain CBS 124.78 chromosome 1, whole genome shotgun sequence genomic window:
- the REV3 gene encoding DNA polymerase zeta (COG:L; EggNog:ENOG503NW07; BUSCO:EOG092602FH) → MESFRVRLNCIDHYQATPTRYDPQLRKDYRASQAAKEPKLPVVRVFGSTETGQKVCAHIHGAFPYLYVEYRGPLEKKLVSEFILKLHASIDQALAVSYRRDRDRDRPRFVARITLVKGVPFYGFHVGYRFYLKLYMLNPLVMTRLADLLQQGSIMNRKFQPYEAHLQFLLQFMTDYNLYGCDYIEVGNVRFRSPIPGPAGPEDAPRIWDSNTIPPQFITDDFELPRSSHCEIEVDICVQDILNRREVKERPLHHDFIEREHPLPADIKLVHSMAGLWKDETKRRKKLSGDSSDGSSPFPPEALVSMSANPRHTSPPGWIQEAEYRKQLQQLIEAEVDNEDYRELTFSNYVQPLPLEDTIPTTLQSVEDMFPENLLRALGLEDRLIQENPDVVRNIEIDEEKILELEMGEEARQLFPEDSDENKAKKGDQATEPADSTVCAGSKAQIAPDLKETEAIANLQRTVNEIGGGTAVSGKRIGRRPNIPIPKGIFSEAQRLGLVLMEDGFLPGAPREDKKRPSSTQPDSRPPKRPRLRQSESDAGVLEKTGLGAKPFSVTEASDKPPVTGQAQSSQPKPAIKGNPQKKGKHLTLSFPVVKDPQNPHTQLRLSQQHGSQQSDNETPKKHVTFDFSMSTRGPQSEQGKSPAITSSEDSPVTPKAVRLSGKPKYRWDGPTTMFVLHSQPPTAQEVLSTMQTYGLPDVIYRDAFYSQDEDVPRRPREYAGKEYRLGSDTLPYLPDFDPKGESPATYGIKPEQGPDLAGLELSYKKQRMACTLRTWEIATPPPAFQEVSQWWDGKQKKSSTSSKKPGDTHSPLTGTQSANPNLMSQIIGATPKNKHGFRYSQKAKSTSVQHEAQYMSTMSLEIHVNTRGKLVPNPEEDEIQCLFWCMRSDEQVLFGGSQAENGTLSGIIVLSEDGLLAEQIRKQMPSKVDVVAEESELELMNKIVEIVRMHDPDILTGYEVHGGSWGYVVERAGRQYGYDLCNEFSRMKSSSPSFGKSGREADRWGFNTTSTIHVTGRHVINVWRAMRGELNLLQYTMENVVWHLLHRRMPHFSWKDLTEWYKSGRPRDLAKVLRYHLKRTRMNIEILEANELIPRTSEQARLLGVDFFSVFSRGSQFKVESIMFRIAKPENFLLVSPSRKQVGAQNALECLPLVMEPLSSFYTSPVLVLDFQSLYPSVMIAYNYCYSTCLGRIVNWRGTNKMGFTEYKRREGLLKLLEPHINIAPNGLMYTKPTIRKSLLAKMLTEILETRVMVKSGMKQDKDDKTLQQLLNNRQLALKLLANVTYGYTSASFSGRMPCSEIADSIVQTGRETLERAIAYIHSVDRWKAEVVYGDTDSLFVHLPGRTREQAFALGREMAEEITDVNPRPVKLKFEKVYQPCVLLAKKRYVGYKYEHPGQEAPEFDAKGIETVRRDGTPAEQMIEEKALRILFETADLSKVKAYFQTQCSKIMKGSVSVQDFCFAREVRLGSYSAKGPGPAGALIAGKKMSEDARAEPQYGERVPYVVVTGAPGARLIDRCVAPEELLERGVTEGLELDAEYYIGKNLIPPLERIFNLVGANVRAWYEEVPKVQMVKKGQQQRAVSDGENVGAKAKKTLEHFLASRTCLACGVKMAPAPPAPAFAEEVNEEEKMPLCERCKEDELGTMVVLQGRLNSQRKGYNDLVKICQSCVGLGSWDGGDQEVKCDSKDCPVFYSRVRQRAKVQGEGVVLEGVIRGLGEKVAKGSTGLEW, encoded by the exons ATGGAGTCGTTCCGCGTCCGCCTCAACTGTATCGATCATTACCAAGCCACGCCCACGCGATATGATCCCCAACTACGAAAGGACTATCGCGCCTCTCAGGCGGCGAAGGAACCCAAGCTTCCCGTCGTTCGCGTTTTCGGGTCGACTGAGACAGGGCAGAAGGTCTGCGCTCACATTCACGGCGCGTTCCCTTATCTGTACGTTGAGTACCGTGGGCCATTAGAGAAGAAGCTGG TGTCTGAATtcatcctcaagctccaTGCGTCCATTGATCAAGCTCTGGCTGTCAGCTATAGAAGAGATCGAGATCGGGACCGGCCGCGTTTCGTTGCTCGAATCACGCTTGTCAAAGGAGTTCCATTTTACGGCTTCCATGTGGGGTACCGATTCTACCTCAAGCTCTACATGCTCAACCCCCTGGTCATGACCAGGCTGGCCGACCTGCTCCAGCAGGGGTCGATCATGAACCGCAAGTTCCAGCCTTATGAAGCTCACCTTCAGTTCCTCCTCCAGTTTATGACCGACTACAATCTGTACGGCTGCGACTACATCGAGGTCGGCAACGTACGGTTTCGGTCTCCCATTCCGGGCCCTGCCGGCCCGGAAGATGCTCCGCGAATATGGGACAGTAACACGATCCCACCACAGTTCATCACAGACGACTTTGAGCTGCCTCGTTCAAGCCATTGCGAGATCGAAGTGGACATATGCGTGCAAGATATTCTCAATCGCCGGGAAGTGAAAGAACGGCCGCTTCACCATGATTTCATCGAGCGAGAACACCCCTTACCGGCCGACATCAAGCTTGTTCACAGCATGGCTGGGCTGTGGAAGGATGAGACGAAGCGGAGGAAAAAGCTATCAGGAGATTCGAGTGACGGCAGCAGTCCGTTTCCCCCTGAGGCCCTGGTCTCTATGTCAGCCAACCCACGCCATACTTCACCACCTGGTTGGATCCAGGAGGCAGAGTATCGCAAGCAGCTTCAGCAACTCATTGAAGCTGAGGTCGACAATGAGGACTACAGAGAGCTCACATTCTCCAACTATGTCCAGCCGCTCCCTTTGGAGGACACCATTCCGACAACTCTACAGTCCGTCGAGGATATGTTTCCGGAGAACCTGCTTCGTGCCTTGGGTCTCGAAGACAGATTGATACAGGAGAATCCGGACGTTGTGAGGAACATTGAAATCGACGAGGAAAAGATTCTGGAACTCGAAATGGGTGAAGAGGCACGGCAGCTCTTTCCGGAGGACTCGGACGagaacaaggccaagaaagGAGACCAGGCGACGGAGCCAGCTGATTCAACTGTCTGCGCTGGTTCCAAGGCCCAAATAGCACCAGACTTGAAAGAAACCGAAGCGATCGCAAACCTGCAACGCACAGTCAACGAAATCGGTGGTGGTACCGCTGTCAGCGGCAAGCGTATTGGCAGGCGGCCCAACATCCCGATACCCAAGGGCATCTTCAGTGAGGCTCAAAGGCTGGGGTTAGTATTGATGGAGGATGGGTTTCTTCCTGGAGCACCGAGAGAAGATAAAAAACGTCCTTCATCGACACAGCCAGACAGCCGTCCACCAAAGAGGCCAAGGCTCAGACAATCGGAAAGCGATGCGGGCGTCCTCGAGAAAACTGGTCTTGGTGCTAAGCCATTCTCGGTCACAGAAGCCAGCGACAAGCCACCTGTGACAGGACAGGCTCAATCCTCACAGCCAAAGCCTGCTATAAAGGGAAACCCGCAGAAGAAAGGCAAGCACCTGACTCTGAGCTTTCCTGTGGTAAAGGATCCTCAGAACCCACATACTCAGCTGAGACTCAGTCAGCAACATGGCTCACAGCAGAGCGACAATGAGACACCGAAGAAGCATGTAACCTTTGACTTTTCCATGTCCACCAGGGGACCTCAGTCAGAGCAGGGTAAGAGTCCAGCTATCACAAGCTCAGAAGACTCTCCGGTTACCCCAAAGGCAGTGAGACTGTCTGGAAAGCCAAAGTACCGTTGGGATGGTCCAACAACCATGTTTGTTCTCCACAGCCAACCGCCAACAGCCCAAGAGGTGTTGTCCACCATGCAGACCTACGGACTACCAGACGTCATCTACCGAGATGCTTTCTACAGTCAAGACGAAGATGTCCCTCGGCGGCCACGAGAGTACGCAGGCAAAGAGTACCGTTTGGGAAGCGACACCCTTCCTTACCTCCCCGACTTTGATCCCAAAGGCGAGTCACCAGCAACATATGGCATCAAACCGGAGCAGGGTCCTGATTTGGCGGGACTGGAGCTGTCATACAAAAAACAGCGGATGGCATGCACTTTACGAACCTGGGAAATCGCCACGCCACCGCCTGCCTTCCAAGAGGTCAGCCAGTGGTGGGATGgcaagcaaaagaagagCTCTACGTCTTCCAAAAAGCCGGGGGATACACACTCTCCTTTGACCGGCACACAGAGCGCAAACCCGAATCTCATGTCGCAGATCATCGGCGCGACACCGAAAAACAAACATGGGTTCAGATACTCCCAGAAGGCCAAATCAACCAGTGTCCAGCATGAGGCTCAATACATGAGCACCATGAGTCTAGAGATCCACGTCAACACCCGCGGGAAGCTGGTGCCGAACCCagaagaggacgagattCAGTGCCTCTTTTGGTGCATGCGATCTGACGAGCAGGTCCTCTTTGGAGGAAGTCAAGCCGAGAACGGCACACTGAGCGGGATCATTGTCTTGTCGGAAGACGGTCTCCTGGCGGAACAGATCCGCAAGCAAATGCCTAGCAAGGTTGACGTGGTGGCGGAAGAAAGCGAGCTCGAGCTCATGAACAAGATTGTGGAGATTGTGAGGATGCACGATCCTGACATCTTGACCGGGTATGAAGTCCATGGTGGCTCGTGGGGGTacgtggtggagagggcgggcAGGCAGTACGGATATGATCTCTGCAACGAGTTCTCGCGGATGAAGTCTTCGTCACCTTCGTTTGGAAAGTCAGGGAGGGAGGCTGATCGCTGGGGGTTCAACACGACGTCTACGATTCACGTTACCGGGAGGCACGTGATCAATGTTTGGAGGGCCATGCGGGGAGAGCTGAACCTGCTGCAGTACACCATGGAGAACGTGGTCTGGCACTTGCTGCACCGGAGGATGCCGCATTTCTCGTGGAAGGACCTGACGGAGTGGTACAAAAGCGGGCGGCCGAGGGATCTGGCCAAGGTGCTGCGGTATCATCTCAAGAGGACAAGGATGAATATCGAGATCCTCGAGGCCAACGAGCTGATCCCCCGAACGAGCGAGCAGGCCAGGCTGTTGGGAGTGGATTTCTTCTCTGTCTTCTCCCGCGGCTCTCAGTTCAAGGTCGAGTCTATCATGTTCCGCATCGCCAAGCCAGAGAACTTCCTGCTTGTTTCCCCGAGCAGAAAGCAAGTCGGCGCGCAAAACGCGCTCGAATGCCTACCCTTGGTCATGGAGCCCCTGAGCAGCTTTTACACCAGCCCCGTGTTGGTGCTGGACTTTCAATCCCTCTACCCCAGCGTCATGATCGCGTACAACTACTGCTACTCCACCTGCCTCGGCCGCATCGTCAACTGGCGCGGCACCAACAAGATGGGGTTCACCGAGTACAAACGCCGGGAGGGCctgctcaagctcctcgagCCGCACATCAACATCGCCCCCAACGGGCTGATGTACACCAAGCCCACCATTCGCAAATCTTTGCTGGCCAAGATGCTGACGGAAATCCTCGAGACGAGAGTCATGGTCAAGTCGGGGATGAAGCAAGACAAAGACGACAAGACGCTCCAGCAGCTGCTGAACAACAGGCAGCTTGCGCTCAAGCTGCTTGCTAACGTCACGTATGGGTACACCTCTGCGTCGTTTTCCGGGCGGATGCCGTGTTCGGAGATAGCGGACAGTATTGTCCAGACCGGCAGGGAAACGTTGGAAAGAGCGATAGCGTACATCCACAGCGTGGACAGGTGGAAGGCAGAGGTGGTGTACGGGGATACAGACTCGCTGTTTGTCCACCTCCCCGGCCGGACTCGGGAGCAGGCCTTTGCCCTGGGGCgggagatggcggaggagatcaCGGACGTGAACCCGAGGCCGGTGAAGCTCAAGTTTGAAAAGGTGTACCAGCCGTGCGTTTTGCTCGCGAAGAAGAGGTACGTAGGGTACAAATATGAGCATCCGGGCCAGGAAGCGCCAGAGTTTGACGCCAAGGGGATCGAGACGGTGCGGAGGGACGGGACGCCGGCCGAGCAGATgatcgaggagaaggccTTGCGGATCCTGTTCGAGACGGCGGATTTGAGCAAAGTGAAGGCGTACTTCCAGACCCAGTGCTCAAAGATCATGAAGGGGAGCGTCTCGGTGCAGGACTTTTGCTTcgcgagggaggtgagacTGGGGAGCTATAGCGCTAAGGGACCCGGGCCGGCGGGTGCGTTGATAGCGGGCAAGAAAATGTCGGAGGATGCGAGGGCTGAGCCGCAGTACGGGGAAAGGGTGCCGTACGTGGTTGTCACCGGGGCTCCCGGCGCGAGGTTGATTGATCGGTGCGTTGCGCcggaggagctgttggagaggggggtgacGGAGGGGCTGGAGCTGGATGCGGAGTATTATATTGGCAAGAATTTAATACCGCCGCTGGAGAGGATATTCAACTTGGTGGGCGCAAATGTGAGGGCTTGGTATGAGGAGGTTCCGAAGGTGcagatggtgaagaaggggcagcaacagcgtGCGGTATCGGACGGGGAGAATGTTGGTgccaaggcgaagaagacgTTGGAGCACTTTCTTGCTTCGAGGACCTGCTTGGCTTGTGGGGTGAAGATGGCACCGGCACCGCCAGCCCCTGCTTTTGCAGAGGAGGTgaatgaggaggagaagatgccACTTTGCGAGAGGTgcaaggaggatgagctgggGACCATGGTGGTGTTACAGGGGAGGTTAAACAGTCAGAGGAAGGGGTACAATGACTTGGTGAAGATTTGCCAGAGCTGTGTCGGGCTGGGGTcgtgggatggaggggaccAGGAGGTGAAGTGTGACAGCAAGGACTGCCCGGTGTTCTATAGCAGGGTGAGGCAGCGGGCAAAGGTgcaaggggagggagtggtgctggagggagTCATCAGGGGGCTAGGGGAGAAGGTTGCTAAGGGCTCTACGGGGTTGGAATGGTGA
- the SLU7 gene encoding mRNA splicing protein (BUSCO:EOG09262NNS; EggNog:ENOG503NWMQ; COG:A): protein MPPPNRPEQQPPTTGANAAPTGSSDGHHAAGVARKEDNIYIPSYISKQPFYVSGLDDQDDSLQHQRRATAKDHEEAAQRALLDSKGRKAAPARTKWVKGSCENCGAMGHKKKDCLEKPRKVGAKFTGKDIQADDRNLKDVKLGYEAKRDVWAGYDPKQYKEVLDEYNIIEEARRKLVAETSNGEDKKSSEEENGGEDAYEKGFKYAEESDLGKDRTTKKSMRIREDTAKYLLNLDSDSAKYNPKKRALVDAGAIADKSAQVFAEEAFLRASGEAAEFEKAQRYAWEAQELKGDTSLHLQANPTAGAFARKKETEEREAKRRKKAELLASQYGEQPAVPEALKATITESETFVEYDEAGLVKGVPRKVGRSKYPEDVFINNHTSVWGSWWSDFRWGYACCHSFVKNSYCTGDTGRQIANEEWDK from the coding sequence atgccaccaccaaaccgcCCAGAACAACAGCCCCCCACAACCGGCGCCAACGCCGCGCCCACGGGCTCTTCAGACGGCCACCACGCCGCCGGCGTCGCCCGAAAAGAAGACAACATCTACATCCCCTCCTACATCTCCAAACAACCCTTCTACGTCTCCGGCCTCGACGACCAAGATGACTCCCTCCAGCATCAGCGCCGCGCAACAGCCAAAGACCACGAAGAAGCCGCCCAGCGCGCTCTCCTCGACTCCAAAGGCCGCAAAGCTGCACCGGCGCGAACCAAGTGGGTCAAAGGCTCCTGCGAAAACTGCGGTGCCATGGGccacaagaaaaaagactGTCTCGAAAAACCACGAAAGGTTGGCGCGAAGTTTACGGGGAAGGATATCCAAGCTGATGATCGAAATCTCAAAGACGTGAAGCTCGGGTACGAAGCAAAGCGCGATGTCTGGGCTGGGTACGACCCCAAGCAGTACAAGGAGGTGCTGGACGAGTACAACATAATTGAGGAGGCGCggaggaagctggtggcTGAGACCTCGAATGGCGAGGATAAGAAGTCGTCAGAGGAGGAAaacggaggggaggatgCATACGAAAAGGGATTCAAGTATGCGGAAGAGTCTGACTTGGGCAAGGACCGGACGACGAAGAAGTCCATGCGCATAAGGGAGGACACGGCGAAGTACCTCCTCAATTTGGACTCTGACTCCGCGAAATACAACCCAAAAAAGCGCGCCTTGGTGGATGCCGGTGCGATAGCAGACAAGTCGGCCCAGGTCTTTGCGGAGGAGGCCTTCCTTCGCGCATCTGGCGAGGCGGCAGAGTTTGAGAAAGCTCAGAGGTATGCGTGGGAAGCGCAGGAATTGAAGGGCGATACTAGCTTGCACTTGCAGGCCAACCCAACTGCTGGTGCTTTTGCCCGAAAGAAGGAGACCGAGGAAAGGGAAGCtaagaggaggaagaaggcggaaTTGCTCGCCAGCCAGTACGGCGAGCAACCAGCTGTTCCAGAGGCTCTCAAGGCGACCATCACAGAGTCAGAGACCTTTGTGGAGTATGACGAGGCCGGTCTCGTCAAGGGAGTGCCAAGAAAGGTTGGCAGAAGCAAGTACCCCGAGGATgtcttcatcaacaatcaCACCTCTGTCTGGGGCAGTTGGTGGTCAGACTTTCGATGGGGTTATGCTTGCTGCCACTCATTTGTCAAGAACAGCTACTGCACAGGTGATACAGGAAGACAGATCGCCAACGAGGAATGGGATAAGTAA
- the RPS9B gene encoding ribosomal 40S subunit protein S9B (COG:J; EggNog:ENOG503NU1W), whose product MAPRSYSKTAKVPRRPFEAARLDSELKLVGEYGLRNKREVWRVLLTLSKIRRAARELLTLDEKDPKRLFEGNALIRRLVRVGVLDESRMKLDYVLALKAEDFLERRLQTLVYKLGLAKSIHHARVLIRQRHIRVGKQIVNVPSFVVRLDSQKHIDFALTSPFGGGRPGRVRRKKAKAAEGGDGDAEEDEE is encoded by the exons ATGGCCCCTCGCTCGTACTCCAAGACCGCTAAGGTCCCCCGCCGTCCCTTCGAGGCCGCTCGTTT GGACTCCGAGTTGAAGCTCGTTGGCGAGTACGGTCTCCGCAACAAGCGTGAGGTGTGGCGCGTTCtgctcaccctctccaagaTTCGTCGTGCTGCCCG TGAGCTTCTCACCCTCGACGAGAAGGACCCCAAGCGTCTCTTCGAAGGCAATGCCCTCATTCGCCGCCTCGTCCGCGTCGGTGTGCTCGATGAGTCCCGCATGAAGCTCGATTACGTCCTGGCCCTCAAGGCTGAGGATTTCTTGGAGCGCCGCCTCCAGACTCTCGTCTACAAGCTCGGCCTCGCCAAGTCCATCCACCACGCTCGTGTCCTTATCCGCCAGCGCCACATCCGTGTCGGCAAGCAGATCGTCAACGTTCCTTCTTTCGTCGTCCGTCTCGACTCCCAGAAGCACATTGACTTCGctctcacctcccccttcggTGGTGGCCGCCCCGGCCGTGTCCGgagaaagaaggccaaggccgccgagggtggcgatggtgacgccgaggaggacgaggagtaA
- the RPL21A gene encoding 60S ribosomal protein L21A (EggNog:ENOG503P285; COG:J), producing MGHPAGLRAGTRYAFSRNFREKGMIRLSTYLKQYKVGDIVDIKVNGAVQKGMAHKVYHGKTGVIYNVTKSAVGIIIYKKVKHRYIEKRLNVRIEHIQPSRSREGFLRRVKENAELKKKAKAEGKPVQLKRQPALPREARTISIKENKPETVAPVAYETTI from the exons ATGGGTCACCCTGCTGGTCTCCGTGCTGGTACGAGATACGCCTTCTCCCGGAACTTCCGGGAGAAGGGTATGATCAGACTGTCGACATACCTTAAGCAGTACAA GGTTGGCGATATCGTCGACATCAAGGTCAACGGTGCCGTCCAGAAGGG TATGGCCCACAAGGTCTACCACGGCAAGACTGGCGTCATCTACAACGTCACCAAGTCCGCcgtcggcatcatcatctaCAAGAAGGTCAAGCACCGCTACATCGAGAAGCGCCTCAACGTCCGTATCGAGCACATCCAgccctcccgctcccgcgAGGGTTTCCTTCGCCGCGTGAAGGAGAAcgccgagctcaagaagaaggccaaggccgagggcAAGCCCGTTCAGCTCAAGAGACAACCCGCCCTTCCCCGCGAGGCGCGGACCATCTCCATCAAGGAGAACAAGCCCGAGACTGTCGCCCCTGTCGCCTACGAGACCACGATCTAA
- a CDS encoding hypothetical protein (COG:S; EggNog:ENOG503NVSI) translates to MGWTAFWLAYLFGGITFLPLVAAILFAHAYLTLPYHEDADNAFPNADDLVQPGDDVDALKAAQKDKEEAKSRTIHHDTDVAAGYFAVCREYTPMGINAKPIERSTPVGSATVAAPSPSVYQTMYRSIFDRKGTSSPLDNKNGASQRPKKAGNVFYVVLRHGHLMLFDDDEQLEVRHVVSLAHHDISIYSGEEVTPEGELWIKRNAICLSRRADGPELGPDSQVSKPFYLFSENCSAKEDFYFALLRNQELSFPTEHRAPTPIQFEVKNIISLVQKLHSSEEHMQTRWLNAMIGRIFLGIYKTKDIENLIREKLTKKISRVKRPAFLSNIEIKAIDTGDSAPYITNPRLKDLTVEGECGIEADMRYTGNFRLEVAATARIDLGARFKAREVNMVLAVVVRKLEGHIHLKIKPPPSNRLWFSFQQAPKMEMTIEPIVSSRQITYNVILRQIESRIKEVIAETLVLPFWDDTPFFNTEHKKWRGGIFHDDRIKSTMDLETAAAQDGELDEVDRLEETQGAPETELPQMEKSHSVPVLEKKTSIGLFGRKMKSKTDLRGSAGDSTSSLDLKADPRTSVASFESNRSDAKSSSLSLDSRREVKSDLSSSPPPVLSVPFAQPATPTVGTDPINADLFKPSSSPPNGSPAISAMANLSAQAQPPSPALTPVTNAHTTSSSSVSSRDATDTEKDLDKTPQGRRNTASSSGSHDDGRARSRSPSASTKGSVKSQTGSIARGFFNRRDTGSSASDTASLADTKKGAALAAVTNAAASAKRWGLNAFQRRLTDAGSATDGAPPHLDLNQPMGRGQPLPPPGTPLPMPDKSIPVSPILVPKRKPIPPPSISSQSEDSSGHKVERRPVPPPPLPKRRQYQSDSVVDDGHNMLVVAAPADSEPTTPLSGSHSPSWIEDGKAHGDSSAKSSSDMPVIKLNGENSGSSPETAPIDKTQPRCEGRKGGGSTKLVVDDDDDDYSAWMEDPLPDDDLDSAVEPSRA, encoded by the exons ATGGGCTGGACGGCCTTCTGGCTGGCCTACCTTTTCGGAGGCATTACCTTTCTGCCTTTGgtcgccgccatcctcttcgcccaCGCCTACCTGACACTGCCCTACCACGAAGATGCCGATAACGCCTTTCCAAACGCGGACGATCTGGTCCAGCCAGGGGATGATGTAGATGCACTCAAAGCGGCgcagaaggacaaggaggaagCCAAATCACGAACAATTCACCATGACACCGATGTGGCTGCCGGCTACTTTGCCGTCTGTCGTGAATACACGCCCATGGGAATCAACGCAAAGCCGATAGAGAGATCAACACCGGTGGGATCAGCTACGGTGGCTGCTCCAAGTCCAAGCGTCTACCAAACCATGTATCGCAGCATATTTGACCGGAAAGGCACATCGAGCCCGCTGGACAACAAGAACGGCGCCAGTCAGCGACCAAAAAAAGCTGGGAATGTTTTCTATGTTGTACTAAG ACACGGCCACCTCATGCTttttgacgatgatgaacAACTCGAAGTGCGCCATGTAGTATCCTTGGCCCACCATGACATTAGCATATAttcgggcgaggaggtcaCGCCTGAAGGCGAGCTATGGATCAAACGCAATGCGATTTGCCTCTCGCGCCGTGCAGATGGGCCAGAGTTGGGCCCAGATAGCCAGGTGTCCAAGCCCTTCTACTTGTTCTCAGAGAACTGCTCTGCTAAGGAAGATTTCTACTTTGCCCTCCTGAGAAACCAGGAGCTTTCCTTTCCCACCGAGCACAGAGCGCCGACTCCGATCCAGTTTGAAGTTAAGAACATCATATCGCTGGTCCAGAAGCTGCATTCGTCCGAAGAACATATGCAAACAAGGTGGCTCAATGCCATGATCGGGAGGATATTTCTCGGCATCTACAAGACCAAGGACATTGAAAATCTCATAAGGGAGAAGCTTACGAAGAAGATATCCCGGGTCAAGCGGCCGGCTTTCTTATCCAACATTGAAATCAAGGCTATTGATACCGGCGACTCGGCACCATACATTACCAACCCTCGCCTCAAAGACCTCACCGTTGAAGGAGAGTGCGGTATTGAGGCAGACATGCGCTACACCGGCAATTTCCGGCTCGAGGTTGCTGCAACTGCCCGCATCGACTTGGGTGCTCGTTTCAAGGCACGAGAGGTCAACATGGTTCTCGCGGTTGTTGTTCGAAAGTTGGAAGGACATATTCACCTGAAAATCAAGCCCCCACCGAGCAATCGGTTGTGGTTTTCTTTCCAGCAGGCACCGAAAATGGAGATGACCATCGAGCCTATCGTCAGCTCCCGCCAAATCACGTACAATGTTATTCTTCGTCAAATCGAGAGTCGTATCAAAGAGGTCATTGCCGAAACGCTGGTTTTGCCTTTCTGGGACGACACCCCGTTTTTCAACACCGAACACAAGAAGTGGAGAGGCGGTATATTCCATGACGACAGAATCAAGTCAACGATGGATCTTGAGACCGCGGCGGCTCAGGACGGGGAACTGGATGAAGTTGACCGTTTGGAGGAGACTCAAGGGGCCCCGGAAACCGAGTTGCCACAGATGGAGAAGAGCCATAGCGTGCCAGTGCTCGAAAAGAAGACATCTATTGGCCTTTTTGGAAGGAAAATGAAGAGCAAGACTGATCTGAGAGGGTCAGCTGGGGACTCTACCTCAAGTTTGGATCTGAAGGCCGACCCCAGGACTTCCGTGGCCAGCTTTGAGTCAAACAGGTCAGATGCAAAGTCATCTTCACTAAGCTTAGACTCTCGAAGGGAGGTCAAGAGTGAtctttcttcctcgccacctcctGTGCTCTCAGTACCCTTCGcccaaccagcaacaccCACTGTCGGAACCGACCCCATCAACGCTGATCTCTTCAAGCCCTCGTCATCTCCGCCTAATGGAAGCCCAGCCATATCGGCAATGGCGAACCTTTCTGCTCAAGCgcaacctccatcaccagctcTGACGCCAGTCACGAATGCACATACTACATCGAGCTCGTCAGTTTCTTCGAGAGATGCCACAGACACCGAAAAGGACCTGGACAAAACACCCCAAGGTCGACGCAATACAGCATCCTCGTCCggcagccatgatgatggtagAGCTAGATCAAGGTCGCCTTCCGCTTCCACCAAAGGATCGGTGAAGAGCCAGACGGGATCCATCGCCCGGGGCTTCTTCAACCGCCGTGACACTGGGTCTTCGGCTTCCGACACGGCCAGTCTCGCCGATACAAAGAAAGGGGCCGCGCTGGCTGCGGTTACAAATGCCGCAGCATCTGCCAAAAGATGGGGACTGAATGCCTTTCAGAGACGTCTCACTGATGCAGGTTCTGCCACAGACGgtgcaccaccacacctAGACCTCAACCAGCCGATGGGCCGTGGCCAACCCTTACCTCCCCCAGGAACGCCTCTCCCAATGCCCGACAAAAGTATTCCTGTTTCGCCTATTCTTGTACCAAAAAGGAAGCCGattcctccaccttcaaTTTCATCACAATCTGAAGACTCCTCGGGCCACAAGGTCGAGCGCCGCCCagttccaccaccaccacttcccaAGCGGCGGCAGTATCAGAGCGACTCGGTGGTGGACGATGGACACAACATGTTGGTTGTAGCCGCCCCGGCCGATTCCGAACCCACTACGCCGCTCAGTGGCTCACATAGTCCGTCATGGATCGAAGATGGCAAAGCTCATGGCGACAGCTCGGCCAAGTCATCCAGCGATATGCCAGTCATCAAACTCAACGGCGAAAATTCTGGGTCGTCTCCTGAAACTGCACCTATAgacaaaacccaacccaggTGCGAAGGCAGAAAGGGCGGTGGCTCCAccaagctggtggtggatgatgacgatgacgactaCTCCGCATGGATGGAGGATCCGTTACCAGACGATGATCTTGACTCCGCAGTCGAGCCATCAAGAGCATAA